GCACGCAACCCGCCCTATTTGTGCTGGTAGCGGTCGAAGGCGATACGCTGACGGGCTATGCCAGCGCAACCCGCGAGTTCTCCACCTGGGATGCGGACTATTTCCTGCATATGGACTGCCTCTACATCAGTGAAAGCCATCGTGGTCATGGGCTGGGGTATCAGTTTGTCGAGCAGCTCAAACAGCTGGCCAGACAGCTGCGCTGCACTCATCTGCAATGGCAGACACCTGCCGATAACCACAGTGCGGTCAGGTTCTATCAGCGTCTGGGGGCCACCAGCAAAGATAAAAAGCGCTTCTTTCTTGCCTTGTAAAACCCGATCGTGCTTTATGCCATCCTTTTGCCCTCTCAACAGGCGCCTGCCATGACTCCACCTGCCTTCCAGCTCCGCCCCGCTACCGCTGACGACGCCACCGCTATGGTGGCGGTGCACTATGCTGCGGTGCACGCCATCTCCCCGACGCACTACGCTGCCGACATCCTGTCTTCCTGGTCACCTGAACCGGATGAGTATCGTTGTGCCTGGCTGGCCCATCTGGTCGACAAGGACAGCACAGTCTGTCAGGTGGCCCTGTCAGCAACGGGGCTCATCGTGGGGTTTGTGCTGGCGCTACCGGCCCAGTCCAGACTGCAGGCGCTGTATGTCGATCCCGGTTGCAGCGGCCAGGGTGTGGGTGTCAGTCTGCTCAGGGCGGTGGAAGAACAGTGCTATCAGAGTGGCGTGAGCGTACTGGAGCTGTATGCCTCATATAACGCGGAGCACTTCTACCGCCATCAGGGCTATATGTCAGTCAGCGCGGCCACCCAGTCACTGGCCGATGGCAGCAGTATGAGTGCCGTATTGATGTGCAAACATCTGGCAAAGGCGGGCTGAATAAGGGCAGATGAGATGGAGCTGGCGGAGGGTGGCCGAGATGGTGAATGGCTGACCCTTCCTGGCGCAATCATTCACGATGTCATGCCACGCTGACTCAGTAATCAGATAGGTACTGCCATTG
This Pokkaliibacter sp. MBI-7 DNA region includes the following protein-coding sequences:
- a CDS encoding GNAT family N-acetyltransferase, whose amino-acid sequence is MIRTVERQDLPQLLVLCGDHARYEGATYDPAGKQAQLEAAIWSTQPALFVLVAVEGDTLTGYASATREFSTWDADYFLHMDCLYISESHRGHGLGYQFVEQLKQLARQLRCTHLQWQTPADNHSAVRFYQRLGATSKDKKRFFLAL
- a CDS encoding GNAT family N-acetyltransferase, with amino-acid sequence MTPPAFQLRPATADDATAMVAVHYAAVHAISPTHYAADILSSWSPEPDEYRCAWLAHLVDKDSTVCQVALSATGLIVGFVLALPAQSRLQALYVDPGCSGQGVGVSLLRAVEEQCYQSGVSVLELYASYNAEHFYRHQGYMSVSAATQSLADGSSMSAVLMCKHLAKAG